A genomic stretch from Sphingobacterium sp. ML3W includes:
- a CDS encoding phosphatidate cytidylyltransferase, which translates to MSEVSNSKDKFADVPVRVRSWGYIVLVLAIAFVPQTIALLFVSWLTFQGMREFMKMFVPNFSLALPFAIVTGLLQLILLIYCSYSAYLCWATLLCIGVGLFFRLGQKTALGVAIGMTFGSAACLLAFSQLAFIRAVEINQDELMGLRLVAYIIVLTELNDVFQYLMGKFFGKRKIVPRISPNKTVAGCIGGIGLTVILSNILGYLLLPFGDFICFSLLGLLFGSLGFCGDVLFSFLKRKTGVKDTGTLIPGHGGLLDRIDSLVFNAPVFYGLICLIEMTNL; encoded by the coding sequence ATGAGTGAAGTATCCAATTCGAAGGACAAGTTTGCTGACGTACCTGTACGGGTCAGAAGCTGGGGTTATATCGTACTGGTACTGGCGATTGCTTTCGTTCCGCAAACAATAGCATTGCTGTTTGTTTCTTGGCTGACGTTTCAGGGCATGCGCGAATTTATGAAGATGTTTGTGCCCAATTTTAGTCTTGCACTGCCCTTTGCTATTGTAACGGGTCTATTGCAGCTGATCCTTTTAATCTACTGTTCATACAGCGCCTATCTATGTTGGGCGACACTTTTGTGTATAGGGGTTGGGCTGTTTTTCCGGCTAGGACAGAAAACAGCGCTGGGTGTTGCTATCGGAATGACCTTTGGATCGGCTGCCTGTCTACTTGCTTTTAGTCAGCTGGCCTTTATCCGGGCAGTAGAAATCAATCAGGATGAGCTGATGGGATTACGACTTGTAGCCTATATCATCGTTTTAACGGAACTGAACGATGTATTCCAATACCTAATGGGTAAATTCTTTGGTAAACGAAAGATCGTTCCGCGTATCAGCCCGAACAAAACTGTTGCCGGATGTATCGGTGGTATCGGGCTGACGGTAATTTTGAGTAATATCTTGGGTTACCTGTTGTTGCCATTTGGGGATTTTATCTGCTTTTCGTTGCTCGGTCTGCTCTTTGGTTCTTTAGGATTTTGCGGTGATGTGCTTTTCTCCTTTTTGAAACGCAAGACTGGAGTCAAGGATACGGGTACATTAATCCCCGGACATGGTGGATTACTGGATCGGATAGATAGCTTGGTGTTTAATGCACCTGTTTTCTATGGTTTGATTTGTTTGATAGAAATGACGAATTTGTAA
- a CDS encoding SDR family NAD(P)-dependent oxidoreductase produces MKVFIAGGTSGIGLELAQCYLQQGAEVAVCGRDLSKLTNQATYDALIKFEVDVCNRDALADVVDRFCHYGTLDLFINCTGSYADDVAQGISYEEASAMLRVNMLGTVNCFEVAREAMRGQSKGQIATIASVSGTLDFPNSSLYSKTKRAAIQVADAYRRALLPYGIAVTVIAPGYVDTTKLRQLNQQDLSKKPFLISVDDATQRILKAIQQKKEIVIFPKRMKWLMGFLGLLPHVLLSKIMFRKAKWMKNN; encoded by the coding sequence ATGAAGGTATTTATCGCAGGCGGAACAAGCGGAATAGGTCTAGAACTAGCACAATGCTACCTCCAGCAAGGGGCTGAAGTTGCTGTATGTGGTCGAGACCTTTCAAAGTTGACCAATCAAGCGACATACGATGCGCTCATCAAGTTTGAAGTGGATGTATGTAATCGGGATGCTTTGGCTGATGTCGTTGATCGTTTCTGTCATTATGGGACATTGGATCTTTTTATCAATTGTACCGGAAGTTATGCCGATGATGTGGCACAGGGCATCAGTTATGAAGAGGCAAGTGCGATGCTCCGCGTCAATATGCTGGGAACCGTGAACTGTTTTGAAGTCGCCCGCGAAGCCATGCGTGGACAATCAAAGGGGCAAATCGCAACAATAGCATCCGTCTCGGGGACTTTAGATTTTCCGAATTCAAGTTTGTACAGCAAAACAAAGCGGGCCGCAATTCAAGTGGCTGATGCCTACAGAAGGGCATTGCTTCCGTATGGGATTGCGGTGACAGTCATCGCACCGGGGTATGTAGATACAACCAAGCTCCGTCAACTTAATCAGCAGGATCTCTCCAAAAAGCCCTTTTTGATCAGCGTAGACGATGCCACGCAGCGTATCCTAAAAGCAATACAGCAAAAGAAAGAAATCGTGATTTTTCCGAAGCGTATGAAATGGCTGATGGGATTTTTAGGCCTGCTCCCCCATGTATTATTAAGCAAAATCATGTTTAGGAAAGCCAAATGGATGAAAAACAATTAA
- a CDS encoding gluconokinase: MIIGLDIGTSSAKAVAFDDEGSILSQHSIPYPILNPSEGWYEQDPEIVYAACIESIRYVMISLKQSSAEILKPVCISVSSAMHGLIAVDSAGKLLSNCMIWADRRSEDIAVALEASEAGRQLYQHTGTPIHPMSLLCKLMWIKSNDQKLFAQSHKFIGIKEFLFYRLFGVYVVDHSIASATGLFDIHQLTWSDQALRLTGISEEQLASPVPVDYILNMPNREIAALMHIPEDTPFVIGGSDGCLANLGVGAISPGVASVTVGTSGAIRVASSQANQEKKQRLFTYLLRPNEYIIGGAVNNGGVLRNWFRDNFTQMETDGDSSASLNALVDSVVPGAEGLIFLPYLTGERAPHWNSNAKGVYFGIQLHHGRAHFARAMMEGMLFAIYSVGIALEENTGPIHTIFASGGLARSSLWVQMLADIFNKPVFTKNTVESSAWGAALIGLEALGIQRGDPTVNNKQAEGKQDTEHYYKPSEENHAVYMKNFQKFEHLYHILEGEF; this comes from the coding sequence ATGATCATTGGATTAGACATTGGGACATCATCTGCGAAAGCTGTTGCATTTGACGACGAAGGTAGCATCTTGTCGCAGCATAGTATACCTTATCCCATATTAAACCCGTCGGAAGGCTGGTACGAGCAAGATCCGGAGATTGTTTATGCTGCATGTATTGAGTCTATTAGGTATGTAATGATTAGCTTAAAGCAATCTAGCGCCGAGATACTGAAACCCGTATGCATTTCGGTGAGCAGTGCTATGCACGGACTGATCGCTGTTGACTCGGCGGGAAAGCTACTTAGCAATTGCATGATATGGGCAGATCGCAGAAGCGAGGATATTGCGGTTGCCTTGGAGGCAAGTGAGGCGGGCAGGCAGCTTTATCAACATACGGGCACACCAATACATCCCATGTCTTTGCTTTGCAAATTAATGTGGATAAAGTCTAACGATCAAAAATTATTTGCTCAGTCGCACAAGTTTATCGGTATCAAAGAATTTCTTTTTTACCGGCTCTTTGGAGTTTATGTGGTCGATCATTCCATTGCATCGGCAACAGGGCTTTTCGACATACATCAGCTAACATGGTCTGATCAGGCGTTAAGATTGACGGGCATATCGGAAGAGCAACTAGCATCACCAGTTCCGGTCGATTATATTTTAAATATGCCTAACCGAGAAATTGCGGCCTTGATGCACATCCCTGAAGATACCCCTTTTGTTATAGGTGGTAGCGATGGTTGTTTGGCTAATCTCGGGGTAGGGGCTATAAGTCCTGGGGTGGCTTCGGTAACTGTCGGTACCAGTGGCGCTATTCGCGTAGCAAGTTCGCAGGCAAATCAAGAAAAAAAACAAAGGCTATTTACCTACTTACTGAGACCAAATGAATATATAATTGGTGGCGCGGTTAACAATGGAGGTGTATTACGCAACTGGTTTCGAGATAATTTTACCCAAATGGAAACGGATGGAGATTCTTCTGCCTCGTTAAATGCTTTGGTCGACTCCGTCGTTCCCGGGGCAGAGGGCTTGATATTCTTGCCCTATTTAACTGGTGAACGGGCACCACATTGGAATTCCAATGCAAAAGGCGTTTATTTTGGAATACAGCTGCATCATGGCAGGGCGCACTTCGCACGGGCAATGATGGAAGGAATGTTGTTTGCAATTTACAGTGTAGGAATCGCATTAGAGGAGAATACCGGTCCCATTCATACGATCTTTGCAAGCGGCGGCTTAGCGCGTTCATCGTTGTGGGTGCAAATGCTTGCAGACATTTTCAATAAACCTGTATTCACCAAAAATACGGTAGAAAGCTCTGCATGGGGAGCAGCATTGATAGGCTTGGAAGCATTGGGTATACAGAGGGGTGATCCTACCGTAAACAACAAGCAAGCGGAGGGAAAACAAGATACCGAGCACTATTACAAACCGAGTGAAGAGAATCATGCGGTATATATGAAGAACTTCCAGAAATTTGAACACCTGTACCATATATTGGAAGGTGAGTTTTAA
- a CDS encoding phosphatase PAP2 family protein, translated as MDEKQLKKVGGQLLVAIYCLLFFQLTYSYTAAYASSLAAVPSFVFDFEQYIPFVPWMILPYMSSGLFFFLVPFYCRLKGELLCYAKRFTFVTLIAALCFLLFPLRFSFDRPSVEYPLFTIFFSFLKEYDSPFNQAPSLHVAYACLFWSVLRWKFNGWKKIILGIWLLLMGLGTLAVYQHHVIDLLTACLLVQVSFILFPNAIEQRHKLRQKSGVDSQKLDDRLPAVRNQQLANSYYLIGWIFMLLALLCEGYVLPLIVFAWVAFVCFAVGYNYLRGNTRFLKDHRGRIPLIKKVFYAPYQFAYRLMWRFFRKKNNPPLMELLPRCYVGSRLNAWEFVALGLDRNLVVFDLAAELEEVKLLGAMEKYYSFPLLDIAETDVHDAQVIIEAIVSGYSTLDEHENMVIHCTMGYSRSMIFAVLMTQELLSLDLNKAIDQVKSINRHMVLQDHAIQLMKIIIASRS; from the coding sequence ATGGATGAAAAACAATTAAAGAAGGTAGGCGGGCAGCTCCTTGTTGCCATCTATTGCCTGTTATTTTTTCAACTTACCTATTCCTATACAGCGGCCTACGCCTCCAGTTTAGCTGCGGTACCTTCTTTTGTATTCGATTTTGAACAGTACATTCCGTTCGTTCCATGGATGATCCTGCCCTATATGAGTAGTGGACTGTTTTTTTTCCTCGTGCCATTTTACTGTCGACTAAAAGGGGAGCTCCTGTGCTATGCAAAGCGATTTACGTTTGTTACCCTGATTGCGGCATTGTGCTTTCTCCTTTTTCCGTTGCGGTTTTCTTTTGACAGACCGTCGGTTGAATATCCTTTGTTTACTATTTTCTTTTCCTTCTTAAAGGAATATGATTCGCCTTTTAATCAGGCACCCTCCCTGCATGTCGCTTATGCCTGTCTTTTTTGGTCAGTGCTGCGTTGGAAGTTCAACGGATGGAAGAAAATAATCTTGGGCATCTGGCTTCTGTTGATGGGCTTAGGAACATTGGCCGTATATCAGCACCATGTGATCGATCTATTGACAGCTTGCCTACTGGTTCAGGTCAGTTTTATCCTCTTTCCGAATGCTATTGAACAGAGACATAAGCTACGGCAGAAATCAGGTGTTGATTCCCAAAAACTTGATGATCGTCTTCCGGCAGTCAGAAACCAACAACTAGCGAATAGTTATTACCTTATTGGGTGGATATTCATGCTACTGGCGCTGCTCTGTGAAGGATACGTATTGCCGCTGATTGTTTTTGCCTGGGTAGCCTTCGTCTGCTTTGCGGTTGGTTACAATTACCTGCGCGGTAATACGAGGTTTTTAAAGGATCATCGGGGTCGAATACCGCTGATAAAGAAAGTATTTTATGCTCCTTACCAATTTGCGTACCGGTTGATGTGGCGTTTTTTTAGAAAGAAAAATAATCCGCCGCTGATGGAGTTATTGCCTCGTTGTTATGTGGGGTCAAGGTTGAACGCATGGGAGTTTGTAGCCTTGGGATTGGATCGCAATCTGGTTGTTTTTGACCTCGCCGCTGAGCTGGAGGAGGTAAAACTCTTAGGTGCCATGGAAAAGTATTATTCTTTCCCTTTGCTGGATATTGCGGAGACCGATGTGCATGATGCCCAGGTGATCATAGAGGCAATAGTATCCGGTTATAGCACATTGGATGAACATGAAAATATGGTCATTCATTGTACAATGGGTTATAGTAGGAGCATGATTTTTGCTGTTCTGATGACGCAGGAATTATTATCTTTAGATTTAAATAAAGCTATTGATCAGGTGAAGTCGATCAATAGGCATATGGTGTTACAGGATCATGCGATCCAGCTGATGAAAATTATCATCGCGAGCAGATCATGA
- a CDS encoding patatin-like phospholipase family protein — protein sequence MNYQRAVLFSGGGTRFGLYLGMYAALDELGLKPDLLIASCGGSLAAAIIQSFATGAERKSYLQSEEFYRFFCGHQLTEQHHLGKLGWYVLKKQWDKRSAPYLEDVFDRYLVDMEHDLLPLLPTLNSPFSEEIPSIIIGSRMLFDRSEVGERRGERKLYQKVLMGNTAVLSRVNLDSIQIQGENYGQSAVAPTIAINSAATLLEAVRISMSDMFYIEPIERNGEYYAGGAIDLVPVELAQSLAAEVICERKQPYKLQEEGLVRAVLGFSGNQRLRDIDQQFQSLRWIDTMDAAEQLAGNYCRKGIDWRRFEITLSLPASLDEFATAMEAQWNYGYSKTLELRMA from the coding sequence ATGAATTATCAACGGGCAGTTTTATTTTCAGGAGGTGGTACGCGTTTTGGCTTGTACCTGGGAATGTATGCCGCGTTGGACGAACTGGGGTTAAAACCAGATCTACTGATTGCTAGCTGCGGCGGATCGTTGGCTGCTGCGATTATTCAGTCTTTTGCAACGGGGGCCGAACGGAAATCTTATCTCCAATCCGAAGAGTTTTATCGCTTCTTCTGTGGACATCAGCTTACGGAACAACATCATCTGGGCAAACTGGGTTGGTATGTGCTAAAAAAGCAGTGGGATAAACGATCTGCTCCTTATCTGGAAGATGTCTTTGATCGTTATCTGGTCGATATGGAACATGATCTTTTGCCCTTATTACCAACTTTGAACAGCCCATTTTCGGAGGAAATACCGTCGATTATTATTGGTTCGAGAATGCTTTTTGACCGTTCTGAAGTTGGGGAGAGACGTGGCGAACGTAAGCTTTATCAAAAAGTCTTGATGGGGAATACAGCTGTACTATCGAGAGTAAATCTGGATAGCATCCAAATTCAAGGTGAAAATTATGGACAAAGTGCTGTTGCCCCAACGATAGCGATAAATTCAGCGGCTACATTATTGGAGGCTGTTCGTATTTCCATGTCCGATATGTTTTATATCGAGCCGATAGAGCGGAATGGAGAATATTATGCCGGTGGAGCCATTGATCTGGTACCTGTAGAACTGGCGCAGTCTTTGGCAGCAGAAGTTATCTGTGAGCGGAAGCAGCCATATAAATTGCAGGAAGAGGGATTGGTAAGAGCGGTATTGGGATTCAGCGGGAATCAACGCTTGCGGGATATTGATCAGCAATTTCAGAGCCTCCGATGGATCGATACAATGGACGCTGCGGAACAGTTAGCCGGAAACTATTGCAGAAAAGGCATAGATTGGCGTAGATTTGAAATAACATTGTCTCTTCCGGCAAGTCTGGATGAATTTGCGACCGCTATGGAAGCACAGTGGAATTATGGATATAGCAAGACGCTGGAACTGCGTATGGCATAG
- a CDS encoding ABC-F family ATP-binding cassette domain-containing protein, producing the protein MIDVNNISVSFGGTTLFSDVSFSINENDKIALMGKNGAGKSTLLKIIAGVGKPTTGNVAGPKDAVIAYLPQHLLTQDHVTVFEETSKAFEEVYGMRDELEQLNEQLNIRTDYESDDYMQLIERVSELSEKFYSIEEVNYDAEVEKVLKGLGFERSDFTRQTSEFSGGWRMRIELAKILLKKPDLILLDEPTNHMDIDSIQWLEDFLVNSAKAVIVISHDRAFVDNITNRTIEVTMGRIYDYRAKYSHYLELRQERRQHQLKAYEEQQRFIADNQEFIDRFRGTYSKTLQVQSRVKMLEKLEVIEIDEVDTSALRLKFPPSPRSGQYPVIVEELTKAYDEHVVFHKANMVIERGEKVAFVGKNGEGKSTMIKAIMGEIDFEGTLKVGHNAKIGYFAQNQAALLDGELTVFDTIDQIAIGDVRVKMKDLLGAFMFSGDDTTKKVKVLSGGERTRLAMIKLLLEPVNVLILDEPTNHLDMKTKDIIKDALKDFDGTLILVSHDRDFLDGLAEKVFEFGNKRVREHFEDIKGFLEYKKMSSLKDIER; encoded by the coding sequence GTGATTGACGTAAATAATATTTCTGTTTCCTTTGGGGGAACGACTCTTTTTTCGGATGTATCTTTCTCGATCAATGAGAATGATAAGATTGCATTGATGGGTAAGAATGGCGCTGGCAAATCTACCCTGTTGAAAATTATCGCTGGAGTGGGTAAACCTACGACAGGTAATGTGGCGGGGCCAAAAGATGCCGTCATTGCTTATCTACCGCAACATTTACTGACGCAGGATCATGTGACAGTCTTTGAGGAGACCTCGAAGGCTTTTGAGGAGGTCTATGGGATGCGGGATGAATTAGAGCAGCTGAACGAGCAATTGAATATCCGTACAGATTACGAGTCTGATGATTATATGCAATTGATCGAGCGGGTGTCGGAACTGAGCGAGAAGTTTTATTCGATCGAAGAGGTCAATTACGATGCAGAAGTAGAAAAGGTGTTGAAGGGGCTTGGTTTTGAGCGTTCTGACTTTACTAGACAGACGTCGGAGTTTTCCGGGGGATGGCGTATGCGTATCGAGCTTGCTAAAATACTCTTGAAGAAGCCGGATCTAATTTTGTTGGATGAGCCAACCAACCACATGGATATCGATAGTATCCAATGGCTGGAGGATTTCCTTGTCAATTCTGCCAAGGCGGTTATTGTTATTTCACACGATAGAGCCTTTGTCGATAATATCACCAACCGTACCATCGAGGTAACGATGGGTCGTATTTATGACTATCGAGCTAAGTATAGCCACTATTTGGAGTTGCGTCAGGAAAGACGTCAGCATCAATTGAAAGCTTATGAGGAGCAACAACGTTTTATTGCTGACAATCAGGAATTCATTGATCGTTTCAGAGGTACTTACTCCAAGACTTTACAAGTGCAGTCGCGTGTAAAGATGTTGGAAAAATTGGAAGTTATCGAAATTGACGAAGTAGATACTTCGGCCTTGCGCCTGAAATTTCCCCCCTCACCTCGGTCAGGTCAATACCCTGTCATTGTGGAGGAGCTTACCAAGGCCTATGATGAGCATGTGGTATTCCATAAAGCCAATATGGTGATTGAACGCGGCGAAAAAGTTGCATTTGTCGGTAAAAATGGAGAGGGTAAATCGACCATGATCAAAGCGATTATGGGTGAAATAGATTTTGAGGGTACATTGAAGGTGGGGCATAATGCCAAGATCGGTTACTTTGCTCAAAATCAAGCAGCATTGCTCGATGGTGAATTGACTGTTTTTGATACGATCGATCAAATTGCAATAGGTGATGTGCGTGTTAAAATGAAAGATCTTTTGGGTGCTTTTATGTTTAGTGGTGATGACACGACAAAAAAGGTTAAGGTATTATCTGGTGGAGAGCGAACTCGTCTGGCCATGATAAAACTTCTTTTGGAGCCAGTGAATGTATTGATCCTCGATGAGCCTACCAACCATTTGGACATGAAGACCAAGGATATTATCAAAGATGCCTTAAAGGATTTTGATGGTACATTGATCCTTGTTTCACACGACCGAGACTTCTTGGACGGCTTAGCAGAAAAGGTATTTGAGTTTGGAAATAAGCGCGTGCGTGAGCATTTTGAAGATATAAAAGGATTCCTGGAATATAAGAAAATGAGCAGTTTGAAGGATATTGAGCGATAG
- a CDS encoding CDP-alcohol phosphatidyltransferase family protein produces the protein MISVYKLKPKFQQLLMPILTFLHRKKVTANQITIGSIVLSLVIAILFWYADRMPILFLALPIGLLLRMAFNALDGMMARLFSQTSKKGEVLNEVGDIVSDVLIFFPLLKFHPESLYLVVCFIILSVINEFCGLIGKVVANDRRYDGPMGKSDRALLLGVYGILSLLQISITTISVYIFAVLCLLLVLSSITRLRKALVVHE, from the coding sequence ATGATTTCTGTTTATAAATTAAAACCAAAGTTTCAACAGCTATTGATGCCGATTCTGACTTTCTTGCATCGGAAAAAGGTAACAGCCAATCAGATTACTATTGGCTCGATCGTTTTGTCTTTGGTTATTGCAATATTGTTTTGGTATGCTGACCGGATGCCAATTTTGTTCTTGGCATTACCGATCGGTTTATTATTGCGGATGGCCTTCAATGCATTGGATGGCATGATGGCCCGTCTTTTCAGTCAGACGAGTAAAAAGGGGGAGGTCCTAAATGAGGTGGGCGATATTGTCTCCGATGTCCTGATCTTTTTTCCGTTGCTGAAATTTCATCCTGAGAGTTTATATCTAGTGGTATGCTTTATTATTTTGAGCGTCATCAATGAATTCTGTGGTCTGATTGGAAAAGTTGTTGCCAATGATCGTCGTTACGATGGGCCTATGGGGAAAAGCGATCGTGCGCTATTGCTGGGGGTATATGGTATTTTGAGCCTGTTACAGATCTCGATAACGACTATTTCAGTCTATATTTTTGCTGTGCTATGTTTGTTATTGGTCTTGAGTTCGATAACGCGATTGAGAAAGGCATTGGTGGTACATGAGTGA
- a CDS encoding TPM domain-containing protein yields the protein MHRSHQLYIFLLFWLSCCLNAVPVLAQYTVDNIPSPKQKGQDYFVSNPDGILSSGTVAELDGLSTQIEAATKSEFAIVLVNDYVGDSDFEFALKLFNTWGIGKKESNNGLLLFIAKDRREYRFITGYGMESTLPDSYLKRIGEKYLVPNFRNGNYDQGVLEASQFIKTILMSPDSKAELERLMPEATPIWSFRSPILRNSLLVLALFAICYIWLGEVTRAIKGQLTKKSKYFPPLVSGCGCMGMLMFASVFICAFALNNFEVVYQWKNLPYFIFIFGSITLAMKYNASRTQIVNSYRDEENIQQALRKFRVWGLVPLLLSPLALFDLFGINKRIRKNELRLTPPDGSGRWLRMNKDDDSTRESAYLDKGQLLEEKIGSRSYEIWVDQNSNETKLVPWDENAGYIDCPQCHYRTFETGLSRTIRSATYSSQGLEERFDKCKNCGHRVSHGEHTIPVKVRSSSSSSGGGGSSSSGGGSFGGGSSGGGGAGGRW from the coding sequence ATGCATAGATCACATCAACTCTATATCTTCCTTTTATTTTGGCTAAGCTGCTGTTTAAATGCTGTTCCGGTATTGGCACAGTATACTGTAGATAATATACCTAGTCCGAAGCAGAAAGGGCAAGACTATTTTGTGTCCAATCCCGATGGGATCTTGTCATCAGGCACGGTCGCTGAACTGGATGGTCTGTCCACACAGATCGAGGCAGCTACTAAAAGTGAATTTGCCATTGTATTGGTCAATGACTATGTCGGTGACAGCGATTTTGAATTTGCACTCAAATTATTTAATACCTGGGGTATAGGTAAGAAAGAAAGTAACAATGGTTTATTATTATTTATCGCGAAAGACCGAAGGGAATATCGTTTTATTACGGGTTATGGGATGGAAAGTACCTTGCCTGATTCCTATTTAAAGCGGATCGGTGAGAAGTATCTGGTACCTAATTTTCGAAATGGAAATTATGATCAGGGCGTTCTTGAGGCTTCACAGTTTATCAAAACGATCCTGATGTCACCTGATAGCAAGGCTGAATTGGAGCGCCTGATGCCTGAAGCAACTCCGATCTGGAGCTTCAGAAGTCCTATCCTGCGAAATTCACTTTTGGTACTGGCTTTATTTGCCATCTGTTATATCTGGCTGGGGGAGGTGACCCGCGCGATAAAGGGACAACTGACCAAGAAAAGTAAGTATTTCCCACCACTGGTCAGCGGCTGTGGTTGTATGGGGATGTTGATGTTTGCGAGTGTGTTTATATGTGCTTTTGCATTGAACAACTTTGAAGTCGTTTATCAATGGAAGAACCTTCCTTACTTTATTTTTATATTTGGCAGTATCACATTGGCGATGAAATATAATGCGAGCCGTACGCAGATTGTCAATTCCTATCGTGATGAGGAGAATATCCAGCAAGCTCTGCGTAAATTTCGTGTTTGGGGACTCGTTCCCTTACTGTTAAGTCCATTGGCACTGTTTGATCTCTTTGGAATAAATAAACGGATTCGAAAAAATGAACTTCGATTGACTCCACCGGATGGTTCGGGACGTTGGTTGCGTATGAACAAAGATGATGATTCTACGCGGGAAAGTGCATACCTGGATAAAGGACAGCTTTTGGAAGAAAAAATTGGCAGTCGGTCTTATGAGATCTGGGTAGATCAGAATAGCAATGAAACCAAGTTGGTTCCCTGGGATGAAAATGCAGGGTACATTGATTGTCCGCAATGTCATTACCGTACATTTGAGACAGGTCTTTCACGGACGATCCGATCCGCAACTTATAGTTCGCAAGGACTTGAGGAACGTTTTGATAAATGCAAGAACTGTGGACATCGCGTCTCCCATGGTGAGCATACCATACCTGTTAAAGTGCGGTCTTCATCGAGCAGCTCCGGTGGTGGTGGTTCTAGTAGTAGCGGTGGTGGAAGTTTTGGCGGTGGCTCTTCGGGTGGCGGCGGTGCAGGTGGACGATGGTAG
- a CDS encoding gluconate:H+ symporter — MPLIIVILGVALLLLLVTVVRLNTIFSLLITSIAVGFAMNMNAMDILKSVETGVSSTMGQLALLLAFGSLLGKLMAEGGAAEKITTVLTAVFGRKNLPWAMVLTGFLVGIPLFYNVGFIVLVPFVFMVCASNKMPLLYVAMPLLAALSVTHGYLPPHPGATAIALAYNADIGLTMAYGVVVAIPAIIIGGPLFGRMLKRIPTNPPAEFFPEQNQADREELPGFAISIFTGLFPIILIAFGSFAHLLFPEGSSWLTALRFLGDPVVALMIASLVAMYTMGIRQGKSLREQSASVEEAIRGIMMILFIIAASGAFKQILVDSGVANYIADLTADLSLSPLVLAWLIAGIIRLVIGSASVAGLTAAGIMLPIVQAGDVTPELMVLATGAGSLMFSHVNDPGFWMFKSYFGVSMKDTFRSWTVMETLVSVIGLIGVLILHGLGH; from the coding sequence ATGCCTCTAATCATCGTTATTTTGGGAGTAGCTTTACTACTTCTTTTAGTCACTGTTGTCAGGTTAAACACGATCTTTTCATTACTGATAACTTCTATTGCGGTCGGTTTTGCTATGAATATGAACGCTATGGATATCCTTAAATCTGTTGAAACCGGAGTGAGCAGTACCATGGGCCAGTTGGCACTTTTGTTGGCCTTCGGGTCTTTACTGGGTAAGTTGATGGCAGAGGGTGGTGCTGCAGAAAAGATTACAACAGTACTCACGGCTGTATTTGGCAGAAAGAACTTACCTTGGGCAATGGTTCTCACAGGCTTTTTAGTAGGAATTCCCTTATTTTACAATGTCGGTTTTATTGTCTTAGTACCGTTTGTTTTCATGGTATGTGCTTCCAATAAAATGCCCTTGCTTTACGTAGCTATGCCATTGTTGGCAGCGCTGTCCGTGACGCACGGTTATTTGCCACCACATCCGGGAGCTACGGCCATAGCGCTTGCCTACAATGCGGACATAGGTTTAACAATGGCCTATGGCGTTGTTGTGGCAATTCCTGCCATAATTATCGGTGGGCCACTCTTTGGCAGGATGCTTAAGCGTATTCCGACCAACCCACCGGCCGAGTTTTTTCCTGAGCAAAATCAAGCAGATAGGGAAGAGCTTCCCGGATTTGCAATTAGTATATTTACAGGGCTGTTTCCAATAATTTTAATTGCTTTTGGTTCATTTGCACATCTACTATTCCCAGAAGGCTCCTCTTGGCTGACGGCACTACGTTTCTTGGGTGATCCGGTGGTGGCTTTAATGATTGCATCGCTAGTGGCGATGTACACGATGGGTATCCGCCAAGGCAAAAGTTTGCGGGAGCAGTCAGCAAGTGTGGAAGAAGCAATTCGTGGGATAATGATGATCCTTTTTATCATTGCAGCATCAGGCGCCTTCAAGCAAATTTTGGTAGATAGTGGTGTAGCCAACTACATCGCTGACCTAACCGCAGACCTTAGCTTGTCGCCTCTTGTGCTTGCATGGTTGATAGCCGGTATCATTCGCTTAGTTATCGGTTCGGCAAGCGTTGCTGGGCTCACGGCAGCGGGCATTATGCTCCCCATTGTGCAAGCAGGAGATGTTACTCCTGAATTAATGGTGCTAGCGACTGGAGCGGGCAGTCTCATGTTCTCACACGTCAATGATCCGGGTTTTTGGATGTTTAAATCTTATTTTGGAGTGAGCATGAAGGACACATTTCGCTCATGGACGGTGATGGAAACGCTCGTTTCTGTTATTGGATTGATCGGTGTCTTGATTTTACACGGGCTTGGTCATTGA